The following are encoded in a window of Gossypium raimondii isolate GPD5lz chromosome 13, ASM2569854v1, whole genome shotgun sequence genomic DNA:
- the LOC105783794 gene encoding uncharacterized protein LOC105783794 — MEALAKEPEGVVVIIDIDGEEEPANQTDNEEQQQGTNSSRCSSSCSNEAKSGTSEIIKERGSSVSDTSCSSSSLEVDLEAEVVTETKLHLDNVERDCRICHLSLDPSNQECDLPIELGCSCKDDLAAAHKQCAEAWFKIKGNRICEICGSTARNVACMNETEMMEQWNDSNDSIAVAAAAAVPVGTRGADSRNFWQGHRFLNFLLACMVFAFVISWLFHFNIPS; from the exons ATGGAAGCTTTAGCTAAAGAACCTGAAGGGGTAGTGGTAATCATCGACATTGATGGAGAAGAAGAACCAGCAAACCAGACAGACAACGAGGAGCAGCAACAAGGGACCAACAGCAGCAGGTGTTCGTCGTCTTGTTCGAATGAAGCAAAATCTGGGACAAGTGAGATCATAAAGGAGAGGGGATCTTCAGTGTCGGATACTAgttgttcttcttcttccttagAAGTGGATCTGGAAGCTGAGGTGGTGACTGAAACCAAGCTGCATTTGGACAATGTGGAGAGGGATTGTCGGATTTGTCATCTCAGCTTGGATCCAAGTAACCAAGAATGTGATTTGCCTATTGAGTTGGGGTGTTCTTGTAAAGATGATTTAGCTGCTGCTCATAAACAGTGTGCTGAAGCCTGGTTCAAAATTAAGGGAAACAg AATATGTGAGATTTGTGGATCCACTGCTCGCAACGTTGCTTGCATGAACGAGACCGAGATGATGGAGCAATGGAATGATTCGAATGATTCCATAGCTGTGGCGGCAGCAGCGGCAGTTCCTGTCGGGACTCGTGGTGCAGACTCGAGAAACTTCTGGCAGGGTCATCGGTTTCTAAATTTCCTACTAGCTTGTATGGTCTTTGCCTTTGTAATCTCTTGGCTCTTTCACTTTAATATACCATCATGA
- the LOC105783793 gene encoding guanylyl cyclase 1 isoform X2, whose product MWPLYFLSNKILKTDEEKDGDRVNMVARCYPFELPSDNRNGHETALPRSHFVQVPHINQLFYWDCGLACVLMALSTVGINGYSIQNLAELCCSTSIWTVDLAYLLRKFSVRFSYYTVTFGANPNYSGETYYKEHLPSDLVRVDKLFQKAVEAGINILCRSISKEEISCWILSGKYIAIALVDLYKLSRSWVGDVLIPGFHGNDVGYTGHYVVICGYDAEADEFEIRDPSSSRKQDRISSKSLEEARKSFGTDEDLLLISVDESRKQNYPII is encoded by the exons ATGTGGCCTTTATATTTTCTGTCAAACAAGATTCTGAAAacagatgaagaaaaagatgggGATCGAGTGAATATGGTGGCCAGATGCTACCCTTTTGAGCTGCCATCTGATAATCGAAATGGCCACGAGACCGCCTTGCCTCGATCACATTTTGTTCAA GTTCCACATATTAACCAGCTGTTCTATTGGGACTGTGGACTTGCTTGTGTTTTGATGGCTTTGTCTACTGTCGGCATTAATGGTTATAGTATTCAGAACTTGGCCGAGCTTTGCTGCTCGACTAG CATTTGGACCGTTGATCTCGCTTATTTACTGCGAAAGTTTTCCGTTAGGTTTTCCTATTACACTGTAACATTTGGAGCTAACCCGAACTACTCTGGGGAGACATATTACAAG GAACATCTGCCTAGTGATCTAGTTCGAGTAGATAAGCTATTCCAAAAAGCAGTGGAAGCAGGGATCAATATACTG TGCAGGTCAATCAGCAAAGAAGAAATCTCTTGTTGGATCTTGTCGGGGAAGTATATTGCGATTGCTTTGGTTGATCTGTACAAATTGAG TCGATCTTGGGTTGGAGATGTTCTCATCCCTGGATTTCATGGCAATGATGTAGGATACACAG GTCATTATGTCGTGATATGCGGTTATGATGCTGAAGCGGATGAATTTGAGATTAGAGATCCTTCAAGTTCTAG GAAACAAGACAGGATCTCATCAAAGTCCCTCGAAGAAGCACGCAAGTCCTTCGGTACTGACGAGGATCTTCTTCTG ATATCCGTTGATGAGAGCCGTAAACAGAACTATCCCATAATATGA
- the LOC105783793 gene encoding guanylyl cyclase 1 isoform X1, translating into MWPLYFLSNKILKTDEEKDGDRVNMVARCYPFELPSDNRNGHETALPRSHFVQVPHINQLFYWDCGLACVLMALSTVGINGYSIQNLAELCCSTSIWTVDLAYLLRKFSVRFSYYTVTFGANPNYSGETYYKEHLPSDLVRVDKLFQKAVEAGINILCRSISKEEISCWILSGKYIAIALVDLYKLSRSWVGDVLIPGFHGNDVGYTGHYVVICGYDAEADEFEIRDPSSSRSINLGKNMCRKQDRISSKSLEEARKSFGTDEDLLLISVDESRKQNYPII; encoded by the exons ATGTGGCCTTTATATTTTCTGTCAAACAAGATTCTGAAAacagatgaagaaaaagatgggGATCGAGTGAATATGGTGGCCAGATGCTACCCTTTTGAGCTGCCATCTGATAATCGAAATGGCCACGAGACCGCCTTGCCTCGATCACATTTTGTTCAA GTTCCACATATTAACCAGCTGTTCTATTGGGACTGTGGACTTGCTTGTGTTTTGATGGCTTTGTCTACTGTCGGCATTAATGGTTATAGTATTCAGAACTTGGCCGAGCTTTGCTGCTCGACTAG CATTTGGACCGTTGATCTCGCTTATTTACTGCGAAAGTTTTCCGTTAGGTTTTCCTATTACACTGTAACATTTGGAGCTAACCCGAACTACTCTGGGGAGACATATTACAAG GAACATCTGCCTAGTGATCTAGTTCGAGTAGATAAGCTATTCCAAAAAGCAGTGGAAGCAGGGATCAATATACTG TGCAGGTCAATCAGCAAAGAAGAAATCTCTTGTTGGATCTTGTCGGGGAAGTATATTGCGATTGCTTTGGTTGATCTGTACAAATTGAG TCGATCTTGGGTTGGAGATGTTCTCATCCCTGGATTTCATGGCAATGATGTAGGATACACAG GTCATTATGTCGTGATATGCGGTTATGATGCTGAAGCGGATGAATTTGAGATTAGAGATCCTTCAAGTTCTAG AAGCATAAACTTGGGAAAGAATATGTGCAGGAAACAAGACAGGATCTCATCAAAGTCCCTCGAAGAAGCACGCAAGTCCTTCGGTACTGACGAGGATCTTCTTCTG ATATCCGTTGATGAGAGCCGTAAACAGAACTATCCCATAATATGA
- the LOC105783793 gene encoding guanylyl cyclase 1 isoform X3 produces MWPLYFLSNKILKTDEEKDGDRVNMVARCYPFELPSDNRNGHETALPRSHFVQVPHINQLFYWDCGLACVLMALSTVGINGYSIQNLAELCCSTSIWTVDLAYLLRKFSVRFSYYTVTFGANPNYSGETYYKEHLPSDLVRVDKLFQKAVEAGINILCRSISKEEISCWILSGKYIAIALVDLYKLSRSWVGDVLIPGFHGNDVGYTGHYVVICGYDAEADEFEIRDPSSSRICAGNKTGSHQSPSKKHASPSVLTRIFF; encoded by the exons ATGTGGCCTTTATATTTTCTGTCAAACAAGATTCTGAAAacagatgaagaaaaagatgggGATCGAGTGAATATGGTGGCCAGATGCTACCCTTTTGAGCTGCCATCTGATAATCGAAATGGCCACGAGACCGCCTTGCCTCGATCACATTTTGTTCAA GTTCCACATATTAACCAGCTGTTCTATTGGGACTGTGGACTTGCTTGTGTTTTGATGGCTTTGTCTACTGTCGGCATTAATGGTTATAGTATTCAGAACTTGGCCGAGCTTTGCTGCTCGACTAG CATTTGGACCGTTGATCTCGCTTATTTACTGCGAAAGTTTTCCGTTAGGTTTTCCTATTACACTGTAACATTTGGAGCTAACCCGAACTACTCTGGGGAGACATATTACAAG GAACATCTGCCTAGTGATCTAGTTCGAGTAGATAAGCTATTCCAAAAAGCAGTGGAAGCAGGGATCAATATACTG TGCAGGTCAATCAGCAAAGAAGAAATCTCTTGTTGGATCTTGTCGGGGAAGTATATTGCGATTGCTTTGGTTGATCTGTACAAATTGAG TCGATCTTGGGTTGGAGATGTTCTCATCCCTGGATTTCATGGCAATGATGTAGGATACACAG GTCATTATGTCGTGATATGCGGTTATGATGCTGAAGCGGATGAATTTGAGATTAGAGATCCTTCAAGTTCTAG AATATGTGCAGGAAACAAGACAGGATCTCATCAAAGTCCCTCGAAGAAGCACGCAAGTCCTTCGGTACTGACGAGGATCTTCTTCTG
- the LOC105783184 gene encoding 2-alkenal reductase (NADP(+)-dependent), which yields MATVENRQVVLERYIEGVPKVTDMAMKIGKIELKAPKGSGAFLVKNLYLSCDPYMRGRMRDFHGSYIPPFVPSQPIEGFGVGKVLDSDNPDFKPGDFISGITGWEEYSLIHNTSQLRKIQPDDAIPLSYHLGLLGMPGFTAYVGFYEICSPKKGEYVFVSAASGAVGQLVGQLAKLHGCYVVGSAGSRQKVDLLKNKLGFDEAFNYKEEADLDAALKRYFPEGIDIYFDNVGGEILDAALLNMRIHGRIAVCGMVSLHSISDPKGIHNLYCVVPKRIKMQGFLQSDYLDKFPEFLEHVTKNFKEGKIVYIEDMNNGLESGPAAFVGLFSGQNIGKQVICVARD from the exons ATGGCGACAGTAGAGAACAGGCAAGTGGTGCTTGAAAGGTACATAGAAGGAGTACCCAAGGTGACAGACATGGCAATGAAGATTGGGAAAATAGAGTTGAAGGCTCCCAAAGGCTCGGGTGCTTTTCTAGTCAAGAATCTCTATCTCTCTTGTGATCCTTACATGAGAGGTCGCATGCGTGATTTTCATGGTTCTTATATCCCACCTTTTGTTCCTTCTCAG CCTATTGAAGGATTTGGAGTGGGAAAAGTGTTGGATTCTGATAACCCTGATTTCAAACCAGGAGATTTCATTTCAGGAATCACTGGATGGGAAGAGTACAGCTTGATTCACAACACTTCACAGTTGAGAAAGATTCAACCAGATGATGCTATCCCTCTCTCTTACCACTTGGGACTTCTTG GTATGCCAGGTTTTACTGCTTATGTAGGATTTTATGAAATCTGTAGCCCAAAGAAAGGGGAATATGTTTTTGTATCTGCAGCTTCAGGAGCTGTTGGTCAGCTTGTTGGACAACTTGCCAAGTTACATGGCTGCTATGTAGTTGGAAGTGCTGGAAGTAGGCAAAAG GTTGATCTTCTTAAGAACAAGCTTGGGTTTGATGAAGCCTTTAACTACAAAGAGGAGGCAGACCTAGATGCTGCTTTGAAAAG GTACTTCCCAGAAGGAATCGATATCTACTTCGACAACGTGGGCGGGGAGATTCTGGATGCAGCTTTGCTCAACATGCGGATTCACGGTCGTATAGCTGTTTGCGGAATGGTGTCGCTACATAGCATCTCCGATCCGAAAGGGATTCACAATTTGTATTGTGTTGTACCAAAGCGCATCAAGATGCAAGGATTCTTGCAAAGCGACTACTTAGATAAATTCCCTGAGTTTTTAGAACATGTCACTAAGAACTTCAAAGAGGGGAAGATTGTGTACATTGAAGACATGAATAACGGTTTAGAGAGTGGTCCAGCTGCTTTTGTTGGACTATTTTCAGGCCAAAACATTGGCAAGCAGGTCATATGTGTAGCCAGAGACTGA
- the LOC105783183 gene encoding uncharacterized protein LOC105783183 isoform X1, producing MAMSTKAINLASFSSVFPSSLDKLNKPSKGVQNSFWVPRIPLVKAVQSPAESDTGRWAKQRRPQNADGDFFVDHTCIDCDTCRWMAPQVFTRAGGMSAVYKQPTCKQDRLKALQALLSCPTNSIRTEVPPPDILEAQKTFPIPIDEKKLPGVYHCGYHSSKSYGASSYLIIHPDGNILIDSFCSPKFTERLARKIEELGGVCYMFLTHKDDVADHGKWSKRFSCNRILHSGDVEACTADVETKLDGNGPWRLGQDIMLIHTPGHTEGSVCLFYMPLKILFTGDHLLMRESGLDIVAMYNRYSVGTQLDSVKRLLDLDFNWIIPGHGRRIEFKDVGEKNAVLEAFVEEKYAHYSSVKNKW from the exons ATGGCTATGTCAACCAAAGCTATCAATCTTGCTAGTTTTAGCTCAGTTTTTCCTTCTTCACTTGATAAGCTAAACAAGCCATCAAAGGGTGTCCAAAACAGTTTCTGGGTACCAAGAATTCCACTGGTTAAAGCAGTTCAAAGCCCAGCTGAATCAGATACTGGCAGATGGGCAAAACAAAGACGCCCCCAGAATGCAGATGGTGACTTCTTTGTAG ATCATACATGCATAGATTGCGATACTTGTCGCTGGATGGCACCG CAAGTCTTCACACGAGCCGGTGGGATGTCTGCAGTTTACAAACAGCCAACCTGCAAGCAGGATCGATTAAAAGCCCTCCAG GCCTTGCTTTCATGTCCAACAAACTCGATCCGTACAGAAGTGCCTCCTCCTGATATCCTAGAAGCTCAGAAGACATTTCCGATCCCAATAGACGAGAAGAAACTTCCA GGTGTTTATCACTGTGGGTATCATTCTTCTAAGTCATATGGAGCTTCTTCCTACTTGATCATTCATCCTGATGGAAATATACTTATAGATAG TTTTTGCAGCCCCAAATTCACAGAGAGACTTGCACGTAAGATCGAGGAGTTAGGGGGAGTATGCTATATGTTTCTAACCCACAA GGATGATGTTGCAGATCATGGGAAGTGGTCAAAGCGGTTTAGTTGCAATCGGATTCTGCATTCTGGAGAT GTAGAAGCATGTACAGCTGATGTAGAAACGAAGCTAGACGGCAATGGCCCGTGGAGACTTGGACAAGATATTATGCTTATACATACTCCTGGCCATACAGAA GGTTCTGTTTGCTTGTTTTATATGCCACTTAAGATTCTATTCACTGGTGACCATCTACTGATGAGAGAATCCGGGTTGGACATAGTAGCTATGTACAATAGATATTCAG TTGGTACGCAACTGGATAGCGTTAAAAGGCTCTTAGATTTGGATTTCAATTGGATAATACCAG GCCATGGTAGGAGAATCGAGTTCAAAGATGTTGGGGAGAAGAATGCAGTTCTTGAAGCTTTTGTTGAGGAAAAGTACGCCCACTATTCCTCGGTCAAGAATAAATGGTAG
- the LOC105783183 gene encoding uncharacterized protein LOC105783183 isoform X3: MAMSTKAINLASFSSVFPSSLDKLNKPSKGVQNSFWVPRIPLVKAVQSPAESDTGRWAKQRRPQNADGDFFVDHTCIDCDTCRWMAPQVFTRAGGMSAVYKQPTCKQDRLKALQALLSCPTNSIRTEVPPPDILEAQKTFPIPIDEKKLPGVYHCGYHSSKSYGASSYLIIHPDGNILIDSFCSPKFTERLARKIEELGGVCYMFLTHKDDVADHGKWSKRFSCNRILHSGDVEACTADVETKLDGNGPWRLGQDIMLIHTPGHTEGSVCLFYMPLKILFTGDHLLMRESGLDIVAMYNRYSVGTQLDSVKRLLDLDFNWIIPA; encoded by the exons ATGGCTATGTCAACCAAAGCTATCAATCTTGCTAGTTTTAGCTCAGTTTTTCCTTCTTCACTTGATAAGCTAAACAAGCCATCAAAGGGTGTCCAAAACAGTTTCTGGGTACCAAGAATTCCACTGGTTAAAGCAGTTCAAAGCCCAGCTGAATCAGATACTGGCAGATGGGCAAAACAAAGACGCCCCCAGAATGCAGATGGTGACTTCTTTGTAG ATCATACATGCATAGATTGCGATACTTGTCGCTGGATGGCACCG CAAGTCTTCACACGAGCCGGTGGGATGTCTGCAGTTTACAAACAGCCAACCTGCAAGCAGGATCGATTAAAAGCCCTCCAG GCCTTGCTTTCATGTCCAACAAACTCGATCCGTACAGAAGTGCCTCCTCCTGATATCCTAGAAGCTCAGAAGACATTTCCGATCCCAATAGACGAGAAGAAACTTCCA GGTGTTTATCACTGTGGGTATCATTCTTCTAAGTCATATGGAGCTTCTTCCTACTTGATCATTCATCCTGATGGAAATATACTTATAGATAG TTTTTGCAGCCCCAAATTCACAGAGAGACTTGCACGTAAGATCGAGGAGTTAGGGGGAGTATGCTATATGTTTCTAACCCACAA GGATGATGTTGCAGATCATGGGAAGTGGTCAAAGCGGTTTAGTTGCAATCGGATTCTGCATTCTGGAGAT GTAGAAGCATGTACAGCTGATGTAGAAACGAAGCTAGACGGCAATGGCCCGTGGAGACTTGGACAAGATATTATGCTTATACATACTCCTGGCCATACAGAA GGTTCTGTTTGCTTGTTTTATATGCCACTTAAGATTCTATTCACTGGTGACCATCTACTGATGAGAGAATCCGGGTTGGACATAGTAGCTATGTACAATAGATATTCAG TTGGTACGCAACTGGATAGCGTTAAAAGGCTCTTAGATTTGGATTTCAATTGGATAATACCAG CTTGA
- the LOC105783183 gene encoding uncharacterized protein LOC105783183 isoform X2: protein MAMSTKAINLASFSSVFPSSLDKLNKPSKGVQNSFWVPRIPLVKAVQSPAESDTGRWAKQRRPQNADGDFFVDHTCIDCDTCRWMAPQVFTRAGGMSAVYKQPTCKQDRLKALQALLSCPTNSIRTEVPPPDILEAQKTFPIPIDEKKLPGVYHCGYHSSKSYGASSYLIIHPDGNILIDSPKFTERLARKIEELGGVCYMFLTHKDDVADHGKWSKRFSCNRILHSGDVEACTADVETKLDGNGPWRLGQDIMLIHTPGHTEGSVCLFYMPLKILFTGDHLLMRESGLDIVAMYNRYSVGTQLDSVKRLLDLDFNWIIPGHGRRIEFKDVGEKNAVLEAFVEEKYAHYSSVKNKW from the exons ATGGCTATGTCAACCAAAGCTATCAATCTTGCTAGTTTTAGCTCAGTTTTTCCTTCTTCACTTGATAAGCTAAACAAGCCATCAAAGGGTGTCCAAAACAGTTTCTGGGTACCAAGAATTCCACTGGTTAAAGCAGTTCAAAGCCCAGCTGAATCAGATACTGGCAGATGGGCAAAACAAAGACGCCCCCAGAATGCAGATGGTGACTTCTTTGTAG ATCATACATGCATAGATTGCGATACTTGTCGCTGGATGGCACCG CAAGTCTTCACACGAGCCGGTGGGATGTCTGCAGTTTACAAACAGCCAACCTGCAAGCAGGATCGATTAAAAGCCCTCCAG GCCTTGCTTTCATGTCCAACAAACTCGATCCGTACAGAAGTGCCTCCTCCTGATATCCTAGAAGCTCAGAAGACATTTCCGATCCCAATAGACGAGAAGAAACTTCCA GGTGTTTATCACTGTGGGTATCATTCTTCTAAGTCATATGGAGCTTCTTCCTACTTGATCATTCATCCTGATGGAAATATACTTATAGATAG CCCCAAATTCACAGAGAGACTTGCACGTAAGATCGAGGAGTTAGGGGGAGTATGCTATATGTTTCTAACCCACAA GGATGATGTTGCAGATCATGGGAAGTGGTCAAAGCGGTTTAGTTGCAATCGGATTCTGCATTCTGGAGAT GTAGAAGCATGTACAGCTGATGTAGAAACGAAGCTAGACGGCAATGGCCCGTGGAGACTTGGACAAGATATTATGCTTATACATACTCCTGGCCATACAGAA GGTTCTGTTTGCTTGTTTTATATGCCACTTAAGATTCTATTCACTGGTGACCATCTACTGATGAGAGAATCCGGGTTGGACATAGTAGCTATGTACAATAGATATTCAG TTGGTACGCAACTGGATAGCGTTAAAAGGCTCTTAGATTTGGATTTCAATTGGATAATACCAG GCCATGGTAGGAGAATCGAGTTCAAAGATGTTGGGGAGAAGAATGCAGTTCTTGAAGCTTTTGTTGAGGAAAAGTACGCCCACTATTCCTCGGTCAAGAATAAATGGTAG
- the LOC105783687 gene encoding UDP-glycosyltransferase 91C1, with product MDRTEKLHIAMFPWLAYGHTMPFLEVSKFLAQKGHRISYISTPKNISRLPKLPPHLSSNLSFVEFSLPHVHGLPPGVEATSEVPIDKVPYLKRAYDKLRDPLTDFLKNSNVNWIIHDFAPYWLPGIAAPLGVNLVFFSIFNASTFAFLGPPSALLGDRRKRPEDFTVIPEWIDYPCNNIAFKLHEMVNHQQCMDDDVSDFQRIGRLIQGCQFVTMRTCFEFERDAIKLLIKLYQKPVVPVGLLPPLLSLPSNEDNKWEAIKSWLDSEGEKSVLYIALGSEVNLSEESMHQLAFGIEKSNLPFIWVVRNRPVGEGQMNDIIPPGFEKRVSNRGLVLRDWAPQLQILAHSSVGGFLTHCGWSSIIEALKYGRALILFSGASSDQGLNARLLHGKKVGLEIEKNEVDGSFTSDLVAATIRRVMVEPEGEVFRANAWAMREIFGNEDLSNNYLNEFTRFIEEFSTSACHY from the coding sequence ATGGACAGAACAGAAAAGCTTCACATAGCTATGTTCCCATGGCTAGCTTATGGTCATACAATGCCGTTTCTCGAGGTTTCCAAATTCTTGGCTCAAAAGGGTCATCGAATATCCTATATTTCCACCCCTAAAAATATTAGTCGCCTCCCTAAACTTCCCCCACATCTGTCCTCTAACTTAAGTTTCGTCGAGTTTTCTCTTCCCCATGTGCATGGCTTACCTCCAGGAGTTGAGGCCACTTCTGAGGTACCAATCGACAAAGTCCCTTACCTTAAAAGGGCATACGACAAGCTTCGAGACCCTTTAACTGACTTCCTCAAAAACTCAAACGTCAACTGGATAATCCATGATTTTGCACCTTACTGGTTACCTGGTATTGCAGCTCCATTAGGCGTCAACTTGGTTTTCTTCAGCATATTCAATGCCAGCACGTTTGCTTTCTTAGGTCCACCATCAGCTTTGCTCGGTGATCGCCGGAAACGACCGGAAGATTTCACGGTCATCCCTGAGTGGATAGATTATCCTTGCAACAACATAGCTTTCAAGCTACATGAGATGGTGAACCACCAACAGTGCATGGATGACGACGTGTCTGATTTCCAACGGATTGGACGACTGATTCAAGGTTGCCAATTTGTAACCATGCGCACCTGCTTCGAGTTCGAACGGGACGCGATTAAATTGCTTATCAAGCTTTACCAGAAACCTGTGGTTCCGGTAGGCCTGTTGCCTCCGTTGTTATCACTGCCATCAAACGAGGATAACAAATGGGAAGCTATAAAAAGCTGGCTTGACAGCGAAGGAGAGAAATCGGTTCTCTATATTGCTCTTGGTAGTGAAGTGAATCTAAGTGAAGAGTCCATGCACCAATTGGCATTTGGGATAGAGAAATCCAACTTGCCCTTCATTTGGGTGGTAAGGAACCGTCCAGTGGGTGAAGGGCAGATGAATGACATAATTCCTCCAGGGTTCGAAAAACGAGTGTCTAACAGGGGCTTAGTGTTGAGGGATTGGGCTCCTCAGTTGCAGATATTAGCCCACTCTTCTGTTGGGGGTTTCTTGACTCACTGTGGTTGGAGTTCCATAATCGAGGCACTCAAGTACGGTCGAGCTTTGATCTTGTTTTCTGGGGCAAGTTCGGATCAAGGGTTGAACGCTAGGTTGTTGCATGGCAAGAAGGTTGGGTTAGAAATCGAGAAAAATGAAGTGGACGGTTCGTTTACAAGCGACTTGGTGGCTGCAACCATTAGGCGGGTGATGGTGGAACCAGAAGGTGAGGTGTTTAGGGCAAACGCGTGGGCAATGAGAGAGATTTTTGGCAATGAAGATTTAAGCAACAATTATTTGAATGAATTCACTCGGTTCATTGAAGAGTTTTCAACATCAGCTTGTCATTATTAG